A region of Pseudomonas marginalis DNA encodes the following proteins:
- a CDS encoding ATP-binding protein, producing MNAPRDQAVHFGPYRIHPHQRLVLEAGRPLRLGRRAVDILLILLEQAGTVVSKQELIARVWPKSVVEDGNLRVHMAALRKALGDGQAGQRYIVTVAQRGYSFVAPLSIEPMSLPTEGAPQRPSHNLPLRRTRMLGRQALIDSLVQQLPEQRFITLTGAGGIGKTTVALRVAELLIGHYRDGIRLLDLAPLSAPSMILPNLAALLDLTHTEHEPLPVFARRLQEHQLLLVIDNCEHLLDDIALISEALLRHAPQLHILATSREALRAEGESVQRLEPLACPPATGNRAQALGYPALQLLIERAMSHQDSFELSEAELPLAIDICQRLDGIPLAIELVAAQIERFGLPGLLVQMEDNFRLLTRGRRSALPRHQTLRATLDWSFELLTGCEQICLRRLAVFRGGFSLASAAAVIAGQQVAPAEVLGSITQLVAKSLLNVEAGDDEVIYRLLDITRTYALEKLSVANELDATREHHARRCLVLMNQAQDDWEQTATQTWIDRYAPLREDIRAALDWGLGDQGVHLLGIRLTVSAMPLWQELSLLREHGLYVGKALARLGQSSTPSPHLNMALQLAFGSFSYHTQGGTPQTIEAFAHARRLAEADSNLVGQLRAVSGQMAVSLCGGNYREALEQSLHFDRLGPQAEPLLALSAQRLRVLAQHFAGNQILAQQNAEQVIQRMAQSGHLNRFTHGFGVQYDQSVASLTILARILWLRGFPERAWRTASQALELALQINHGTSICYTLALAGVVIAHCNGDTLAARDRLDLLLQQAQKHSVQLFHTWAQCYEGTAQIADMQGLGLVADILVTFNARAVDEALFERARSGAAGWCSPEILRVRAEAMADPHGAEALLLEALGLAHQQGALAWELRCADSLARLWQQQGRVQAARDLLGSVYARFSEGFATQDLVRVRRLLDELQDKRPA from the coding sequence ATGAATGCCCCACGCGACCAGGCCGTGCATTTCGGCCCTTACCGTATCCACCCGCACCAGCGCCTGGTGCTGGAGGCCGGTCGCCCATTGCGCTTGGGACGGCGGGCCGTGGACATCCTGCTGATCCTGCTGGAGCAGGCCGGCACGGTGGTGAGCAAGCAGGAACTGATCGCCCGGGTCTGGCCCAAAAGCGTGGTGGAAGACGGCAACCTGCGGGTGCACATGGCGGCGCTGCGCAAGGCCCTGGGCGATGGCCAGGCCGGGCAGCGCTATATCGTTACGGTGGCCCAACGTGGCTACAGTTTTGTGGCGCCACTGAGCATCGAGCCGATGAGCCTACCGACCGAAGGCGCCCCCCAACGCCCGAGCCACAACCTGCCGCTGCGACGCACGCGCATGCTTGGCCGCCAGGCCCTGATCGACAGCCTGGTACAGCAGCTGCCCGAGCAGCGCTTTATCACCCTGACCGGCGCCGGCGGCATCGGCAAGACCACCGTCGCCTTGCGCGTGGCGGAATTGTTGATCGGCCATTACCGCGACGGTATTCGCCTGCTGGACCTGGCGCCTCTCAGCGCGCCGTCGATGATCCTGCCCAATCTCGCCGCGCTCCTCGACCTCACCCACACCGAGCACGAACCGTTGCCCGTGTTTGCACGCCGCCTGCAGGAGCACCAGTTGCTGCTGGTGATCGACAACTGCGAACACCTGCTGGACGACATCGCGCTGATCAGCGAGGCCCTGCTGCGCCACGCGCCCCAATTGCACATCCTCGCCACCAGCCGCGAGGCCTTGCGCGCCGAGGGCGAGTCGGTGCAGCGCCTGGAACCCCTGGCCTGCCCGCCCGCCACCGGTAACCGCGCTCAGGCCCTGGGTTATCCAGCCCTGCAACTGCTGATCGAGCGGGCCATGTCCCATCAGGACAGCTTTGAACTGAGCGAAGCCGAACTGCCCCTGGCCATTGATATCTGCCAACGCCTGGACGGCATTCCCCTGGCAATCGAGTTGGTGGCCGCGCAGATCGAGCGCTTCGGCCTGCCCGGCCTGCTGGTGCAGATGGAAGACAACTTTCGCCTGCTCACCCGTGGCCGACGCAGCGCCCTGCCCCGCCATCAAACCTTGCGTGCCACCCTGGACTGGAGCTTCGAATTGCTCACCGGCTGCGAGCAGATCTGTCTGCGTCGCCTCGCGGTGTTCCGCGGTGGTTTCAGCCTGGCCAGTGCGGCGGCGGTAATCGCCGGGCAACAGGTTGCACCGGCCGAGGTGCTGGGTTCGATCACCCAGCTGGTGGCGAAATCCTTGCTCAATGTGGAGGCCGGGGATGACGAGGTGATCTATCGCCTGCTGGACATCACCCGCACCTATGCCCTGGAAAAACTCAGCGTTGCCAATGAACTCGACGCCACCCGCGAACACCACGCCAGGCGCTGCCTGGTGCTGATGAACCAGGCGCAGGACGATTGGGAACAGACCGCCACCCAAACCTGGATCGACCGCTATGCGCCGCTGCGCGAAGACATTCGTGCCGCCCTCGACTGGGGCCTGGGCGACCAGGGCGTGCACCTGCTGGGCATTCGTCTCACCGTCAGCGCCATGCCGTTGTGGCAGGAGCTGTCGCTGCTGCGCGAACACGGCCTGTATGTGGGCAAGGCACTGGCGCGGCTGGGGCAATCGAGCACACCGAGCCCGCACTTGAACATGGCCCTGCAGTTGGCCTTCGGCAGTTTTTCCTACCACACCCAGGGCGGTACGCCGCAGACCATCGAAGCCTTTGCCCATGCACGGCGCCTGGCCGAAGCCGACAGCAACCTGGTCGGCCAACTGCGCGCGGTGTCGGGGCAAATGGCGGTCAGCCTGTGTGGCGGCAACTACCGCGAGGCCCTGGAACAAAGCCTGCATTTCGACCGGTTGGGACCTCAGGCCGAGCCGTTGCTGGCCCTCAGCGCCCAACGCCTGAGGGTGCTGGCGCAGCACTTCGCCGGCAATCAGATACTGGCGCAGCAGAATGCCGAACAGGTGATCCAGCGCATGGCCCAGAGCGGCCATCTCAACCGGTTTACCCACGGCTTTGGCGTGCAGTACGACCAGAGCGTGGCCTCGTTGACCATCCTCGCGCGCATCCTGTGGCTGCGCGGTTTTCCCGAACGTGCGTGGCGCACCGCCAGCCAGGCGCTGGAGCTGGCGTTGCAGATCAACCACGGCACGTCGATTTGCTACACCCTGGCCCTGGCCGGGGTGGTCATCGCCCATTGCAACGGCGACACCCTTGCAGCCCGCGACCGCTTGGACCTCCTCCTGCAACAGGCGCAAAAGCATTCAGTGCAGTTGTTCCACACCTGGGCGCAATGCTACGAAGGCACGGCGCAGATCGCCGATATGCAGGGATTGGGGCTGGTCGCAGACATCCTGGTGACCTTCAACGCCCGTGCAGTGGATGAGGCCTTGTTCGAACGCGCCCGGAGCGGTGCGGCCGGCTGGTGCAGCCCGGAGATCCTGCGCGTGCGCGCCGAGGCCATGGCCGATCCCCACGGGGCCGAGGCGCTGCTGCTCGAAGCCCTGGGCCTGGCACACCAGCAAGGCGCGTTGGCCTGGGAACTGCGCTGTGCGGACTCCTTGGCGCGGCTGTGGCAACAGCAGGGTCGTGTGCAGGCTGCTCGCGACCTGCTGGGTTCGGTCTACGCGCGATTCAGCGAAGGCTTCGCCACCCAGGACCTAGTCCGCGTACGCCGCCTGCTCGACGAGTTGCAGGACAAACGGCCGGCCTGA
- a CDS encoding winged helix-turn-helix domain-containing protein, producing the protein MEKDARKPKIGRFSAIADMNMPQAIDADSTVRFGDYAFHRQQRLVSKAGWPVPLGGRALDILAVLLESPGQFISKATLIERVWPCSVVEENNLRVHIAALRRALDGQRLIINDPQRGYCFAAPVRVAAAAVLPRHNLAPRLSPLIGRDELLGVLVRRVSGQRLMTLTGCAGVGKSTLALALAERVLPRYRDGVWWVDLATVKAPLMMLRHLATILHLEPGGSVTQLCRQLVSRQLLLVLDGADLLLGACRHLLRALRENAPQVSVLVSSREALQAPGEWVLRVPPLGVPAPSALGSVEQAMAFPAVQLFVARACAGQQGFVLRRQDLAPLRDICRRLDGIPLALELAAAQVDALGVRGLKAQLHSGLQVLTRGRRTAVERHQSLTAALDWTYERLSLPERWLFLQLSLFKMAVTLPTLGKLVAGTELEHADLSYLLGRLVGTSLLSLEPGPGYPRYRLLNSVRSYGLALLRNPQQVARLQQGYGHYLGAFSGRPFVLQLVEQAAYAD; encoded by the coding sequence ATGGAAAAGGATGCGCGGAAGCCCAAGATCGGGCGTTTCAGCGCGATTGCAGACATGAATATGCCTCAGGCGATTGACGCGGATAGCACGGTGCGCTTCGGTGACTATGCCTTTCATCGGCAGCAGCGGCTGGTGAGCAAGGCGGGTTGGCCGGTGCCGTTGGGCGGGCGGGCTTTGGATATTCTGGCGGTGCTGCTGGAGTCGCCAGGGCAATTTATCAGCAAGGCCACCCTGATCGAGCGGGTCTGGCCGTGCAGCGTGGTGGAAGAGAACAACCTGCGGGTGCACATCGCCGCACTGCGCCGTGCCCTTGACGGGCAACGCTTGATTATCAACGACCCCCAGCGCGGTTACTGCTTCGCCGCCCCCGTGCGGGTCGCGGCTGCCGCGGTGCTGCCCCGGCATAACCTTGCCCCCCGGCTCAGCCCGCTGATCGGTCGCGATGAACTGCTGGGCGTGCTGGTGCGGCGGGTGTCCGGGCAGCGCCTGATGACCCTGACCGGGTGCGCCGGCGTGGGCAAGAGCACCTTGGCCCTGGCCCTGGCCGAGCGCGTGTTGCCGCGCTACCGCGACGGTGTGTGGTGGGTCGACCTGGCCACGGTGAAGGCGCCGCTGATGATGCTGCGCCACCTGGCCACGATCCTGCACCTGGAACCCGGCGGCAGTGTCACGCAGTTGTGCCGCCAGTTGGTCTCCCGGCAATTGCTGCTGGTACTCGACGGCGCCGACCTGCTGCTCGGTGCCTGTCGACATCTTTTGCGGGCGCTGCGCGAAAATGCGCCCCAGGTCAGCGTGCTGGTCAGCAGTCGCGAAGCGTTGCAGGCCCCAGGCGAATGGGTGCTGCGCGTGCCCCCGCTGGGCGTGCCGGCGCCGTCGGCGCTGGGCAGTGTTGAACAGGCCATGGCGTTCCCCGCCGTGCAACTGTTCGTCGCCCGGGCGTGTGCCGGCCAACAGGGCTTTGTGTTGCGCCGACAGGACCTGGCGCCATTGCGGGACATCTGCCGGCGCCTCGACGGTATTCCCCTGGCCCTTGAACTGGCGGCCGCCCAAGTGGACGCGCTGGGCGTGCGCGGTTTAAAGGCGCAGTTGCACAGTGGATTGCAGGTACTGACCCGGGGCCGCCGCACAGCGGTGGAGCGCCACCAATCCCTGACCGCGGCCCTGGACTGGACCTACGAGCGCCTGAGCCTGCCGGAGCGCTGGCTGTTCCTGCAACTGAGCCTGTTCAAGATGGCTGTGACCTTGCCCACCCTGGGTAAGCTGGTGGCCGGCACCGAGCTGGAACACGCCGATTTGTCGTACCTGCTCGGGCGGCTGGTCGGCACCTCGCTGCTGAGCCTCGAACCCGGTCCGGGGTATCCGCGCTATCGTCTGCTCAACAGCGTGCGCAGCTATGGCCTGGCACTCCTGCGTAACCCGCAGCAGGTGGCGCGTTTGCAGCAGGGTTATGGGCATTACCTGGGAGCGTTTTCAGGCCGGCCGTTTGTCCTGCAACTCGTCGAGCAGGCGGCGTACGCGGACTAG
- a CDS encoding GlxA family transcriptional regulator has protein sequence MKTVAMALFPDFLLLDMAGPLEVFSIANRYLPAAEHYQILTLGTEPGPLRASNGVLVQTDLLLDQARAAYDLLLVPGGPGAYNECHPALLPWLKAAAPRARRFGSICTGAFVLGHAGLLDERRVTTHWHYTERLIKAFPKAIVETDRIYLQDGRLITSGGVTAGIDLALSIIAQDHGKQVAVDVAKVLLVVMKRQGGQAQFSPMTASVAPQETAITRVQNHVLAHLDQPFTIESMAELAGMSPRHFARLFAKDVQMTPMAFLQGARIDRARQLLETTDLPLKTVAFHAGFGSVRHMRFLFSEKLGLNPTQYRQQFS, from the coding sequence ATGAAAACCGTGGCCATGGCGCTGTTCCCGGACTTCCTCCTGCTTGACATGGCCGGGCCGCTCGAAGTGTTTTCCATTGCCAACCGCTACCTGCCGGCGGCGGAGCATTACCAGATCCTCACCCTGGGTACCGAGCCCGGTCCGTTGCGCGCCTCCAATGGGGTGCTGGTCCAGACTGACCTGCTGCTGGACCAGGCCCGGGCGGCTTATGACCTGCTGCTGGTGCCCGGCGGCCCGGGTGCCTATAACGAATGCCATCCGGCGCTGCTGCCCTGGCTCAAGGCGGCGGCGCCACGGGCGCGGCGCTTCGGCTCGATCTGCACCGGCGCCTTTGTGCTGGGCCACGCCGGGCTGCTCGACGAACGCCGCGTGACCACCCACTGGCACTACACCGAGCGCCTGATCAAGGCCTTCCCCAAGGCCATCGTCGAGACGGATCGCATCTACCTGCAGGACGGGCGGTTGATTACCTCGGGCGGGGTCACCGCCGGTATCGACCTGGCGCTGTCGATCATCGCCCAGGACCATGGCAAGCAAGTGGCGGTGGATGTGGCCAAGGTGCTGCTGGTGGTGATGAAGCGCCAGGGCGGCCAGGCCCAGTTCAGCCCGATGACCGCGTCCGTGGCACCCCAGGAAACCGCGATCACCCGGGTGCAGAACCATGTGCTCGCCCATCTGGACCAGCCCTTTACCATCGAGTCCATGGCCGAGCTGGCCGGCATGAGCCCGCGCCACTTTGCCCGGTTGTTCGCCAAGGACGTGCAGATGACGCCCATGGCCTTCCTGCAGGGCGCGCGCATCGACCGCGCCCGGCAACTGCTGGAAACCACCGACCTGCCGCTCAAGACCGTGGCGTTCCACGCAGGCTTCGGCAGCGTGCGGCACATGCGCTTTCTATTCAGTGAAAAACTCGGCCTCAACCCGACCCAATATCGCCAGCAGTTCAGTTAA
- a CDS encoding pirin family protein has translation MLTLRKASERGAANHGWLKSFHTFSFANYWNPDEQGFSDLLVINDDRVAAGKGFGQHPHRDMEIFSYVLEGALEHKDTLGTGSVIRPGDVQLMSAGSGVAHSEFNHSQTRGVHFLQIWIVPAVAGAEPRYQQEHFSAAQKQGRLQLIISPDGSDGSLTVRQDARVYAGLFNGDEAATLDLPPDRHVYIHVARGSVDINGQRLQEGDGARVRDERQIRLSQGQDAEVLVFDLRPQERPQMP, from the coding sequence ATGCTGACCCTTCGCAAAGCTTCCGAACGCGGCGCCGCCAATCACGGTTGGTTGAAGTCGTTCCACACCTTCTCGTTCGCCAACTATTGGAACCCCGATGAACAGGGTTTTTCCGACCTGCTGGTGATCAACGACGACCGCGTCGCGGCCGGCAAAGGCTTCGGCCAACACCCGCACCGCGACATGGAGATTTTCTCCTATGTGCTTGAAGGCGCCCTGGAACACAAGGACACCCTGGGCACCGGCTCGGTGATTCGCCCCGGCGATGTGCAACTGATGAGCGCCGGCAGCGGCGTGGCCCACAGCGAGTTCAACCACAGCCAGACCCGTGGCGTGCACTTCCTGCAAATCTGGATCGTGCCCGCCGTGGCCGGTGCCGAGCCGCGCTATCAACAGGAGCACTTCAGCGCGGCGCAGAAACAAGGGCGCCTGCAACTGATCATCTCGCCGGACGGCAGCGACGGCTCCCTGACCGTGCGCCAGGACGCCAGGGTGTACGCCGGGCTGTTCAACGGCGACGAAGCCGCGACCCTCGACCTGCCGCCGGATCGCCACGTGTACATCCATGTGGCTCGGGGCAGCGTGGACATCAACGGCCAGCGCTTGCAGGAAGGCGACGGTGCCCGAGTGCGCGATGAGCGGCAAATCCGCCTGAGCCAGGGCCAGGATGCCGAGGTGCTGGTGTTCGACCTGCGCCCTCAGGAACGGCCACAGATGCCGTGA